A window of the Gossypium hirsutum isolate 1008001.06 chromosome A05, Gossypium_hirsutum_v2.1, whole genome shotgun sequence genome harbors these coding sequences:
- the LOC107905769 gene encoding carboxypeptidase A2 isoform X2, translating to MAASFHLFFIIFLSGFAAFPIFSFVYANANTTQHSWTPINHHLYHSGEGLIEKIKSLVHRHPDKLTVETIQAGTKDYKADITVVTYSQNWEQSGDKSKLRILLSFGQHTRELISSELALRILSALGEEQFPPEMDAASLHDTLENVVIKIVPMENLNGRKIVDAGELCERRNGRGVDLNRNWAVNWGKKEKDYDPAEEYPGTAPFSEPETQIMREIAVSFNPHIWVSVHSGTNGLFMPYDHKKSTPDGLPSQRMRELLDELNVLYCSNRCLVGSGGTAVSGTWASYRLHV from the exons ATGGCTGCTTCATTTCATCTCTTCTTTATTATTTTCCTCTCCGGTTTTGCTGCTTTCCCAATTTTCTCTTTCGTTTACGCTAATGCCAATACCACTCAACATTCTTGGACTCCCATCAACCACCATCTCTATCATTCCGG TGAAGGTTTGATTGAAAAGATTAAGTCTTTGGTCCATCGACACCCTGACAAACTCACT GTAGAAACCATTCAAGCTGGGACCAAAGACTACAAGGCAGATATCACAGTTGTTACTTATTCCCAGAATTGGGAGCAGAGTGGTGACAAGTCCAAGCTCCGGATCCTTCTT AGTTTTGGCCAGCACACACGGGAGCTTATTTCGTCGGAACTTGCTTTACGGATCTTATCGGCCTTAGGCGAAGAACAGTTTCCACCCGAAATGGACGCTGCTTCCTTGCATGATACCCTCGAGAATGTAGTTATAAAG ATAGTGCCAATGGAGAATTTGAATGGCCGCAAGATTGTTGATGCAGGAGAACTTTGTGAAAGGAGAAATG GGAGAGGAGTTGATCTCAACCGGAATTGGGCTGTAAATTGGGGAAAGAAGGAAAAG GACTATGATCCAGCTGAAGAGTATCCTGGAACTGCTCCTTTTAGCGAGCCTGAAACCCAAATCATGCGGGAAATTGCCGTATCCTTTAATCCTCACATATGGGTCAGCGTGCACTCTGGGACCAAT GGACTGTTTATGCCATATGACCACAAAAAAAGCACCCCTGATGGGTTGCCATCACAACGAATGAGAGAGTTGCTTGATGAACTTAATGTTCTTTATTGCAGCAATCGTTGCTTGGTCGGCTCAGGTGGAACTGCG GTATCTGGCACATGGGCCAGCTACAGATTACATGTATGA
- the LOC107902678 gene encoding stemmadenine O-acetyltransferase: MEVEIISTQLVKPSSPTPPHLKIFKLSLLDQLIPAPYAPTILFYPMDYESTSHLEMDPNRFELLKKSLSDTLTRFYPLAGRMKDDLSITCDDQGAYFVEARVNCHLHEFLNRPDLLLLPKFLPRDFNSKEPVAGTCVTNIQVNMFRCGGMAIGICISHKILDGAALSTFLKAWTATARGCKEVIYPNFISTSLFPATDDMWLRDSSLRMWGSLFKKGKSVTRRIVFGASSVAALKAQATISGVRCPTRVETVSAFLWKCTMAASKEKNGRHSSRPSLLTHIVNLRRRMAHNMENSTGNLLWVASAKSSKAENLSDLPDLVGRLREAISRVDGDVIKKLRDNDQGKSLFSKALTEIGDEVSKEGLEHYGFTSWCKLGFYEADFGWGKPVWVSSFGMENAVYMNLIILVDIVAGDGIEAWVTLDEQHMAALERDGELLQLAMFDPSPLMISNSFLH; the protein is encoded by the coding sequence ATGGAAGTGGAAATCATTTCTACGCAACTCGTAAAACCATCTTCTCCAACACCTCCACAccttaaaatcttcaaactttcGCTTTTGGACCAGCTTATTCCAGCTCCATATGCTCCTACCATCCTGTTTTACCCTATGGATTATGAATCCACTAGCCATCTCGAGATGGATCCCAACAGATTCGAGCTGCTGAAGAAATCTTTATCCGACACCTTAACACGCTTTTACCCTCTTGCAGGAAGGATGAAAGACGATTTGTCCATCACGTGCGACGACCAAGGAGCTTATTTCGTTGAAGCTCGAGTGAACTGTCATCTCCACGAGTTTCTCAATCGACCCGACCTCCTCTTGTTGCCTAAATTCCTTCCCCGCGACTTCAATTCGAAGGAACCGGTTGCAGGAACTTGTGTGACCAATATTCAAGTGAACATGTTCCGCTGTGGCGGTATGGCCATTGGCATATGCATTTCACATAAGATTCTCGACGGTGCCGCCCTAAGCACCTTTCTCAAAGCGTGGACTGCAACAGCTCGTGGCTGTAAGGAAGTTATATATCCCAACTTCATTTCTACGTCTTTGTTCCCCGCCACCGATGATATGTGGCTTAGGGATTCATCACTGAGGATGTGGGGTTCTTTGTTCAAGAAAGGCAAGAGTGTTACTAGGAGAATCGTATTCGGTGCTTCATCAGTAGCCGCTCTCAAGGCCCAAGCTACCATCTCAGGCGTCCGATGTCCTACTCGAGTTGAGACTGTTTCAGCTTTCTTATGGAAGTGCACCATGGCCGCTTCCAAAGAAAAAAATGGTCGCCATAGCAGTAGACCTTCTTTATTGACCCACATAGTGAATCTACGGAGAAGAATGGCGCACAACATGGAGAACTCTACGGGGAATCTCCTGTGGGTAGCATCAGCGAAAAGTAGCAAGGCTGAGAATTTGTCAGATTTGCCTGACTTGGTAGGACGGTTGAGGGAAGCAATATCAAGGGTTGATGGTGACGTTATAAAGAAACTAAGAGATAATGATCAAGGGAAATCTCTGTTTTCTAAAGCTCTTACAGAAATAGGTGATGAGGTCTCCAAAGAAGGACTGGAGCATTATGGGTTCACCAGTTGGTGTAAGTTGGGGTTTTACGAAGCTGATTTTGGATGGGGAAAACCTGTATGGGTCAGCAGTTTTGGGATGGAAAATGCAGTGTACATGAATCTCATCATTCTGGTGGACATAGTAGCTGGTGATGGCATAGAAGCATGGGTGACCTTGGATGAACAACACATGGCAGCACTTGAACGTGACGGGGAGCTCCTCCAATTGGCTATGTTTGATCCCAGTCCTTTGATGATCAGCAACTCATTTCTGCATTAG
- the LOC107905769 gene encoding carboxypeptidase A2 isoform X1, producing MAASFHLFFIIFLSGFAAFPIFSFVYANANTTQHSWTPINHHLYHSGEGLIEKIKSLVHRHPDKLTVETIQAGTKDYKADITVVTYSQNWEQSGDKSKLRILLSFGQHTRELISSELALRILSALGEEQFPPEMDAASLHDTLENVVIKIVPMENLNGRKIVDAGELCERRNGRGVDLNRNWAVNWGKKEKDYDPAEEYPGTAPFSEPETQIMREIAVSFNPHIWVSVHSGTNGLFMPYDHKKSTPDGLPSQRMRELLDELNVLYCSNRCLVGSGGTAVGYLAHGPATDYMYDVVRVPMAFTFEIYGDDKASGADCFKMFNPIDQTTFKRVMDQWCASFFTLFKLGPVCLM from the exons ATGGCTGCTTCATTTCATCTCTTCTTTATTATTTTCCTCTCCGGTTTTGCTGCTTTCCCAATTTTCTCTTTCGTTTACGCTAATGCCAATACCACTCAACATTCTTGGACTCCCATCAACCACCATCTCTATCATTCCGG TGAAGGTTTGATTGAAAAGATTAAGTCTTTGGTCCATCGACACCCTGACAAACTCACT GTAGAAACCATTCAAGCTGGGACCAAAGACTACAAGGCAGATATCACAGTTGTTACTTATTCCCAGAATTGGGAGCAGAGTGGTGACAAGTCCAAGCTCCGGATCCTTCTT AGTTTTGGCCAGCACACACGGGAGCTTATTTCGTCGGAACTTGCTTTACGGATCTTATCGGCCTTAGGCGAAGAACAGTTTCCACCCGAAATGGACGCTGCTTCCTTGCATGATACCCTCGAGAATGTAGTTATAAAG ATAGTGCCAATGGAGAATTTGAATGGCCGCAAGATTGTTGATGCAGGAGAACTTTGTGAAAGGAGAAATG GGAGAGGAGTTGATCTCAACCGGAATTGGGCTGTAAATTGGGGAAAGAAGGAAAAG GACTATGATCCAGCTGAAGAGTATCCTGGAACTGCTCCTTTTAGCGAGCCTGAAACCCAAATCATGCGGGAAATTGCCGTATCCTTTAATCCTCACATATGGGTCAGCGTGCACTCTGGGACCAAT GGACTGTTTATGCCATATGACCACAAAAAAAGCACCCCTGATGGGTTGCCATCACAACGAATGAGAGAGTTGCTTGATGAACTTAATGTTCTTTATTGCAGCAATCGTTGCTTGGTCGGCTCAGGTGGAACTGCGGTCGG GTATCTGGCACATGGGCCAGCTACAGATTACATGTATGATGTTGTGAGAGTGCCCATGGCATTCACCTTTGAG ATCTATGGAGATGATAAAGCCTCAGGTGCAGACTGCTTTAAAATGTTCAATCCAATAGACCAGACCACCTTCAAG AGAGTTATGGACCAGTGGTGTGCTTCTTTTTTCACACTTTTTAAACTGGGACCTGTGTGCTTGATGTAA